The DNA window TTCGAGGCCCGCGCCCCAATATTTTGCGGTGCCCTGGATGTACTTCCCAAGGTTTATTCCCCAGCCCGTTCCAGTTCCGCTACCGCCACCGTTTCCATTTCCAGAGATTTTGCCAGTTCCGTTACCGGAGATACTACCGCCACTAGTAACCAGCACCACGGCGGCCCCTACAACTCCATCCCGCGGACGAGGAGACATATGAAGATacgattttttgtttttgttttgttgagtCGTCTCATTTTCAGgcttatattaatatatattgaTAGCCCAAGCACCTGATGCTGACATTGTTAATGAGTCTGCAACGCTGAAACATAAATAGCATTCAGCATGTGTTGCCTTcagtctaaataaataaataaagaaagaaacaacTGAGTCTGAAAAATGTCACATGTACATAACAGTGTAGCAATGCTGTTGTAAGGTACTTAAGGGTAGTTATATGAATATTAATCAGAGATTAagattaatgaataaatgaataatgaataaaataagcagAGTTGTATTTTTAACTGCATCATGTTTTCACCCCAGGGTGTTAGAAAAATATATGTCATGAACATATGAAATGTGACAAAGATCCATTTAATTTCCTGTGGACATATTGGTATCAATCACCGTGTTTTGTGTGTAGTTTTGTATGTGAAATGAagataatctctctctctctctctctctctctctctctctctcacgcacacacacacacacacacacacacacgcacactttctctctctttctcgtctCAATCTGAGACCCgttatgttttttattgcttacataaaatataaataaaaaaacaccagacCACTTGAGTCACACGCTCTACGCTCTTCGTCAGGATAGGCAGGTAGAGGACACAGGCAGAATCTAGCATGACACACGCTTCTGCTTGGTGATTACACGTCTGATTTGGACTGCACTCGCACAGATACATTATTGGATTAATGCAGACCAGGAAGGGGCTGAGCAGAGAGGTTGTAATCTCAGAGACAGCGCCTAACACTGGCAGTGGGGAGGTAATGAATGCCTTCTGCCAGACcccactgcaacatgtttttggacAGTTCAGTGTTCCCAGAATGCTGAAAACATGCGTGTGAAAATATCCTTAAAAATTAGCTTTAAGCCTTGATTTTatggtgtttctgtttttggtttcaTGATGTTTCCATGGTGTTTCATAAATTGTGTGGTCCTTGTAATCTGTACTGTTCTTTGGGTActctgcaaatgaaaaaaataaaataaataaacacttcatAAATATAATGTTATGATTATTAGAATGGGTTTCATAAATATCTTGTGAATACTAATAATCTCAGTTTGCTAATAGTAATAACATGATAGTGATTACAATTGCATTATTGTAATAATGTTTCTTATATAAATTAAACTGTTAATATACTCCTGACAAGTTGTGATTAAACAATTTTGAGATCTCAGAGCTCATTCTTGACTGATATgcttaatataaatatatttggtCATCTTTTCATATATAGTATGTCAtagatttctttcatttatgaTTGATGTTTGTCATGTGGGGAAAAATATAAGACAAGACATTGAGGAGAAACTTTACATTATTGAGCATGTCAGTTAATTAGCTTGGCTTCACGGAGGCCCACACTGCCCCACTGCAGTTGGGACAGAATTTCCCCCTGTATTAACACACATTTCAGTACTGTAAATATAGTAACACAAAGTTACACTTTTCCGAACTGGGGACAGGAAGAGCAAATGAAGAACAAAGACAtattatttcttgatttgggtctgtaatccacaattttagatttgtaatcaaacaatgcacatgtggtcaaagtgcacattctaaaattttattaaaggttttcttttaaacaaattttggtttcaccctgtagaaattatGGCACTTTTTTATACAAAGTCCCCCATGGCACCATATAAGAGCcaacagagttctggaaaaaggtcttgtggacggATGAGACCTtctatcagagtgatggcaagagctaAGAGAGCAAAGAACAAAATATGGAGGCCAAAAAGAAcagcccaagatccaaagcacccccctacccctccctcatctgtgaaacatggtggtgggggtgtaaTGGTTCGGGCATgtgtggctgccacaggtactggctcactcaTCTttgttgatgatgtaactgctgacagtAGCAGCaactttcatttgcattatattatgtcccaaacattatgttgcCCTGAAATTGAGGGACTGTGTACGAAATGCGCTGTAATTTTTACACgatgaaaccaaaaaaataccctttaataaaatctcAGAATCTGCACccaaaccacatgtgaattgtttgattgcaaaaaTTGCGGAGTACAGATCCAAGTCATGAAAAGAATATACGTTGCGTACCAAACGTTTACGCACCAAACAGTTTTGGATTCTAAAACTGTCTATAAGGTCAGCGGGGGAGAAATGGTGTCTCGCAAATTAACTGAGCAAAGAAGATTTCCCCCAATTcagcaaaatgtgaaaaaaatggaaaacttcATGTCAGCTATGGTCCAGCTGAGGTTGAGGAGTTAAACTGAAACTCATCTGTTTTAAATCCACTGAAGCTAACGCTGTCTGCTAACTGCATCGTAATGTCTGGTGTGCTGTTACGGTTGAACCTAGGCCTCTGACCCTCCATGACCTCAACAGTTGTTTTCGAAGTGGTGGGAGTCAGTAACTGTGGGGTTAGCAATAGAGCTGCTTTATTGAGTTCCTAAGGTATCCGGCTCCCCAGGTGCACATGCTAGAAACAGAGCTAATTTCAAAGCTGCTCTCAATTCCACTAAAACATGTTATCCTTGTACATACTGGGATGGGAGATAAGCTGAGATGTAATGCAATTACATCACTGCTCCTGGATCACAACATACTACTACAGTTACAGAATTTTGTGCAATTTGTCTGTCTCCATATAGATCCACCGACAAATGAgatgtgaagtttttttttttttcactctacAAAGAATTTGCTGCACATAGGATTAGCCTTCCAGGCTGAGTGTCTGAGATTTAAAGACCTGAAATTGTAGTGTTTGCACAGTGGGCCTGTCTTGGGTGGGGAAGCAGAGCGCTTGACAAGGAGATCGCTCTGTAAACACCTTCACAACATACAAATCACTTTCCTTTAAGTCAGTAGCGCAGGCtttatcctttttctttttttttttctggaaaaattttacttttcattAGCTTCTGGAAATACTTCAGCTACTGTACCACTGGAGAGAAGGGCAAATGaagataaacacaaacatacaagaaAAGTGGTGCCATATATACACAAAGGAATAAGATGAATTTTTGGGAACTTCAAAGCGTGAAAAGCTTAGCATAATGACACGTAGTGTAGTATGATGACACGTGAATGTGTCTGGATGAGCAGCCATGACACATGGAGCGAAAACCTGCTAATGAAAAGCTGTAAGCTTTTGACAGACGTGAGACATTTCCTCAACGCTCACGtgattggtctttttttttttttccggaggGACGCAGTTTAAATTCTGACAGGAATGGTGCAACCCGCAAGAGAAACTCAGAACGACACTGCGGCTCTGACTCCTGCTCTGCACAGCAGCCGTTGCTATGAGGCTAAAGGCTACAACACAGGTGACAACCTGATTTCAGAACTTTTTGgtgaaaaatgaatatgtaattTAACGCAATATGTTGTATGTTTATtgtgctaaaataaaatgattcatttttccCTTATTAGGTAGCGTGGAATGCCATGAGGCCGATGGCTTTAATCATGTGTCTTCTTGGAAATGCTGTCGCAAGGCCGGTAAGTACCTCCTTAATGGGCAAAGTAGGGAGTATTTTGTTAGTAAGTACCCCTTACAAAAGCAAAGTGAGTCCAATGATTAGTTACTAACATAATTCATCACCATAGCTACGCCCGCTGTATATTTCTATGATTTTGTGAACCAGTACAGTAGGGTAATAATTGAAATGTCACTATTCTCTCCGCTCAGGCAAGGACAAAGGCTCCGCCTGAAAAACCAGCCGGCCAATCACTGTTGTTTCCACGTTTTGCCCAGGATCCCACAGTTTACCAGTTACCAATGGAAATGTCTCCGCAGGTATTCACCACTGAGCTGAATCTCCACTGAAGAAATCCTCCTTTTTAACAACCTGtacacaaatgtaattaaatgttttttttttttaccttttctctCAAATCTCATTATTTTCACTGAATCCTTTCCAGTTCTTCAACTTCGATCCTCTGACTGCTTTATATGAAAATTTTCCATTCCTTCTGAATACACCGCAACTCCAGTTTCTCcctccagacagacagacgcaggtaatttccctttctttctttctttctttcaaaacGCAGTTTTAATTCTATTTCGTTATGTTCTCTTTGATCATCCAGTGACTTTAAATGTTAAGAATCATGTCCCTTTTTCATGTCCTTTAACAGGTATTCCCAGGTTTGAATTTTATGCCATTACCATCATTCATTCCACAGCAGTATGGAGTGGTAAGTTTGCCATTGGCCTCAAAAATTAACGACTAcacttttttgaaaacaaataaaatgtgacttGTTCTTACAGATCGGATTTCATTACCTTGTTTGAGGGTATTGAGCACCACGCATCTATAACAGATCTAAAGCAGCTAAAGTGTAACTGATGAAATGTTGTGCTTACAGACTGGACAGACATTCTTTCCCACGACACCTCAAACAGGCCCGTTAGCAGAAACTGACATACAGACGCAGGTAATTATACTGAAATGCCACAAAATGGACGTCACTCGCTATCAGTTTCTGTGCCTCGGACTGAATCCAGCCACTCATTTGCGTGTGTTCCTCCACAGCTTTTCAGCATCGTAATTCAGCAAACACAAGCAGTAAGTGGCCTCCTGGGACCTCCAACTTCAGCATTATAGAAATTTTATTAAGTCATAATGAAATCATTTGTGGATACCAGAATACAAATTGCTATGACACATCAATAATTTTCTTTCAGGGAGGGTCAAGTTCGGAGGAAGGAAATCAGCCAACTGtgagtaaaaatataaaaatttattaaattttgtctTCCTATAGATACCTGGAAAAcgtaatttttaaaacagggtAATAAGGCTAGACTGAATTAAGGGTGAACTGAAAGCCAATTAATAAATGATTACAGTTATTAGGCGTTTCCAGTTAAGTCACAGAATAATTTAACAGAAGAAATGTTGTGTACGCAGAATGCATGCTGTTCCTGCCCAATGGCTCTCCTTCCTTTTGGAATTTCAGATCATAATTAACGGCCTGGGCCCCGTGATTCCCGGGGGGCCCAACATGGGCATTAAAaacgaggaagaggagcccACCGAGGAGGCTCCTGGACCCGAGGGCATCCTACCCAACCCGGAGAACCCCGAATTgccgggccccgcccaccaAGGGAATTCCCCGCCCACCGAGCCGACGGTGTCCCAGACGGAGTCCGTCCTGGTGAACGGGCCCGAGGCGGAGATGCCGTCCGGCGTCCAGCAGGAGGGACAGCAGGAGGCCGGCGCAGGAAATACAGGAAGTGCAGGAAATGCAGGAAGTGCAGCAGGCGCAGGAAATGCAGGAAAtgcaggaagtggaggaaatgcAGGAAATGCGGGAAATGCAGGAAGTGCAGGAAATGCAGGAAATGCGGGAAGTGCAGGAAGTGCAGGACATGCAGCTGACGCAGGAAATGCAGCCAGCTCAGCCAGGGTTAACACATTCAGACCCTGCGACAGGCAGGAGACCACCCTCGGCGGGCAGCAGATGCCCcccacgccgccccccccggaGCCCAGCGAGGTCACCACGCATTCGCCGCTGCCTCTCGGCGGGCGGCGGGGGCACGGGAGGAAGAGACTGTTTCCACGGCAACGGGACCGGGCTCCTGTGGAGAGAGGGCCCGCCCCGTTCCCACAAATGTCCCATCCCGCCAAATCCGAAGCGGATAATTATTAGCGACGTTTTCGGTTTTCACCCACCTGTACGTTAGTGTGATGGTGCACTCCACTCGCATTTAGAAAGTGCAGGGAATCGTTATTTTGTTGACACTCCTTATTTAAGATTACCACAGTTCACATATGCTGGATCATATGCTGGGCATCCGTttagctgtttttatttgtttttgttttgttttgtcctgATGTTATTGGCCTGCTGCAAGTGAATGTCTACAGTTTGAAGCgcagcatttaataaaaaaataaaatacgaaACCACCATACTGGCTTGGCAACTGTTTGGTACGGAGGGATGGGAACTATGCTATTTCCCATTCTCTgcaaataacaattaaaaaacttcttttttttatcaggcTCACAATCATGAGTTTGCTTGTGAGTTATGAGAGGAACTAAATGTGACCTGTTGCCACGGGGACAGTTATCCTAATGACTGACTGCCCTGATCAGCCCTGGCAGAGTCCACTCACagtcagaagaaagggttcataaaggctgctctgtgtctccataggGGAATCCAATCCTGTTCAAGGTTCTAACTGGGAGCTTttacacttttcacacctacgATAAAAGGTTACCTTAAGAACCTAATGAGGTACTTTAGTGACTCAGCTgatgtgggcggggggggggggggagggattcaTGAATTATGATGGTGGTTATGCAAACATCtaccatttacatatttatgaattataaaaaatgtacctcctccctccctttggTATTCATTAAAGACATCAGCTGTGTGTAGAAGCAGCATTAGAGAGAATGCACTAGAAGCCCTGCCACACGCAGCCATTCAAACTGTGATCATCACATCTGCACTGCAGTTAGGGAGATTGCATGCTGTGCCTCTGCTCATTCCTTAAGTGACTGTGCGAAGCACCGCATTGATGTTTCTCACAGCGTGATGTCAGAACAGACAAGCAGGGATTGGCTGTCTGGTAAAATCAACACTATGCGAACGCTGCCTTGTGTCTGAAATGCTTAGACAAACTACACATACAGCAGATTATCTTGTTCTCTTCAGTGTCAAGAGCAGTTGATGTAAGCTGCCAAGGTGACATGTATTCATGTATTACAGTGCATACTGATCATTTTATGTCTGGCTATCAACCTTAAGAGATTAAGGTTAGTAACCCTTACTTtacctgtgctgtacctgtacTTCTTTATAAGGCTTTTAAACCAGCAACGTCCTGGTTCTAGCTCAGTTATAGAGTGGAGAAGAGGGCCAGCACTGTTCTGATTGAGGTTAACCCAAAAGGCTCTCTTTAATAGGATTAAGGGATAGGGTGTAATGCTGACAGGGCAGAATGAGAGAAAGCTGGGCTCGACGGAGTAATCCTCGCTGTTCCACTGCTCACGGCTCAAGGTGAACCGGGTTGCAGGTGAACCGGCTCCCAGGTGAGAAACTGCAGTGAGGGTAGATGTGAGGGAGGCCTCGAAAATCCAAAAACCTCCAAAAACTGGTGATTCTCAATTTCACCCAGTAGCCTAGCACAGTTCTAGTGAAATACACTCACGTATGTGACTTTCGTGCCCGACAGCCTTCTATACTGCAGAACATATTCCCTGCTATGCTTGTATCCACACAGACCCAAAAAGCCCATCAAAGCAGTGCCCATATCTGTCTTCACATGGGAGAAATGCTGGCCTGTTTTGGTTTCAGGTTCACTGATCTACGAGTGTCCAGACTATACACGAGCAGTAAGGCGTTAGAAATCAGACGTGGTTGTCTGATGGATATACTTGAATGAGTACATAGTGCCCAATGTCAGCACTTAGTACAAACACATTTGGATTTGGGGGCGTGGCCAAACATCAGGTGACACCATCAGTATTTAACAGGGCTAAAACATCTTCCAAGGTACCAATACAACGATGACAAACAAACAATGCAGGCGGAGGACATTACAGTggtcatgaaaaaataaacaaaatactaaTTACTTTCCTCTGTCTGCAAGCCAGAAGTCCATTCACTCTAACTCTTAAAGAAATAAATCTCATTAGCTGCAGGTTTGAAAAGCAGAGGTGTTACAGCTGATTCCAGTTTCCTCCCAGTTGTGACATAGCTGTGATATATGAATTATGgtttaaaatgtatacacacCAGCACAGTGGCCCTGTCATACCACAGCCCCATAAAGCACCTCATCCATATTCATGAGCTCTCGGCCAGGTGGGGCTAACTGGGACTTTGCGACGGCCATTTTGATCCATCTGCAAATCCTCAAATCACACTCAGGGCCAATTAAGTCCTCTAACAGACCAACAGCGCTGCTCTGAAGCTGGGGGAACAAATATGGGAAATTATCAGCAAATGTGACACTTTCGGGGAGACTGAAAAattctgtgtgcgtctgtcagGGAAAATGATCGTCCGTCAGAGTATCTTTGCATTCGGGAATGGATCTTGACAAATAGGAGGCAGTAAAAGCCACACGGACCTGGATTACGGTGACTGCTAGCTCTAGGTGAGTGAGCCTTTCGCTTATTTAATCTTACATTTAATAACATATGAAGTTATTTCACATCTGTTCACATTTTCTTGATGTATTAGAAGTATTTGTATGTTAAAGCAGGCCTATTTTACAGTGGTTGTTTTTTCTGTCATAACTAAAAGtaaattattgatatttataaaTGCAGCTTAGCTTAGCTgggttattgtttattttattattatttaaaaatttctaaaaccaatataataataataataataataataataataataataataataatcatcatcatcatcatcatcatcatcatcatcatcattattattattatatactgcaattatattgtactttgtacttGTACCCACAACTTTTCCCACAAGTGATTTTGCCTCAAAACAAACGCTGAAAATTGCGATTAATCCACGTGTGATCAAATTAAATAAGTAGATAGAATCAAATCCGGGACAACTGCACCTAATTATAACCTGTCCCCAGTCCTCATGTCGTCAGGGAGAAGGACAGACTGGTTCATATAATGACATCAGTGGGCATGCGTTGAGTATTATTCTGTGGCAATGTCCACTCCCTATACCcttctttttaactttttaaaaaatatattcggTTTCTGAAACAAGGGTTATGAAATTATTGGCACCATTTAATACTGAAATGTACAGTGACGTGTTGTGCCTCTTATGCAGGCCCTTACCTCCCATGGTACGGTTCGGCTCGGTTTGTGTTTGGTAGGAACCGAGACAGAAGATGTCCAGGattaacacacagcacacacacctgatccCCCCTCGGATTGTCCTGCCGGCAACGGGTGTTGGACCCGAGCAAGATGGCGCAGACAAAACGTGAGCACTGGGCTTCTGCGTGTTTGTGACTCAATGTGCTTGCACCTTAACTTCCTGAGCAAACGCTAAGAGGTCTCAACAAATATATTCatcaattttatttcttctcccccccccctcccccccaccacagagATGTTCGGAGCCCCTGCCCTGCCATTCTATTCAACgtaaacaacagcaacaacaaggAGGAGTAAGTATGAAAGCTATAAAATGGTCCTTTAGACGGGTGACATGAAGTGTTCTTTACGAGATAACTTCCTGTGAATGAGTTTCCTGCTGATCAATCAGGCGCTAGTTGCTTCTTACATCGCCTAGTCATGCCTGTTACTTCTGTGGATACTGACACTTAAGGCTAAACATCCAAATTTTCTGTTAGAAACACTGGTTGTATTCGAATAACTACTGAAATCATGTattacatacaaataaataacaacaactgAGAGAGATGGCAAGTTTAAAACTGCATATTCACCCTACTCTTTTACAGAgatgagaagaaaaataaaaaggagaagaaagaaaaaaaagagtaagaCATCATGTATAACTGTAGTCAAAATCTTTTCCATAGCAAGCCACATTCAGTTCAGAAtaccagttaaaaaaataaatcacatgaattcccatttttttcctgcagaaaaaaagaaaagaaagacaagaaagaaaagaaaaagaagaaggaagagaaagaaaaggaaaagcagaaagagaaggaaaaggaaaaagaaaaagaaaaagaaaaagagaaagaaaaagaaaaaaaggaagagtaTGTGGATAAATCTTGTGCGATCATCAATCCTTAACTTTTACAGCAACAATTTTAAAGAAGATTTAAACTGCAAAGTAATTccaacagacaaaaacaaacaaaatttgaGAGattcaatgaaatattttcacagtaaCATGTTCAGTACTAAATCAATTCTCACTGAGTACATTTTTATCTGGGCTCATATAAACTATGATGGAGTTAAATAAACACTAATAATTGTACTGTGTGGATCTTATTTAACtatgaaaatgcattaataaatgAGTGTGTTTTGCTAAtgaatgtatttgtgcatgtgtacgtggcAGGCCCAAGGAAATCTTTGTGATCGACCCAGCGGGCAACATGTACTACAACTGGCTCTTGGTCATCACCATACCTGTGATGTACAACTGGACCTTGATCATCGCCAGGTAACGTGAAAAAGAACAATCGTATGTGGCCTATTGAGGCCTTCATATGATTCATGAGCCTGCTCAAGCTCTTTATTGGGAATCCTATCGATCACTTAAAATGATCAGCAATTAAGTATGACAGCAAAATGGAACCTTCCGCGTTTTCCTTACTGTGTATATTTTGCACAGTGTTTGAGCTCTTCTGTGTATAATACCTGTTGCAGCACTTGACACAGAGTAGCTTCTAGTCATTCAATTGAGATTGGCATTCTCAAGTGCAGAAATGCAGGAACATATCAATGATGTGATatcgcatttgtgtgtgtgtgtgtgtgtgtgtgtatgaacacTAACACTGTATTACTGTATCCATGCAGAGCATGTTTTGAAGAGTTGCAGAATGACTACTTGACCTTTTGGTTCATCATGGACTTTGCATCAGACTTATTGTATCTGGCTGACATGGCATTCAGGACCAGAACAGGTGAGTTATTTGGCAGGAGTTAAAGATGGCACACAGAATAACACACTACCCTCTGATATGATAACATTGGGTAGCCTCTGCTGCCAGCATAGCAGTCTTTTTTGGGATAAATATAGTTCCAATGTTCAGACAAGTCTCCTAGACAAATTTACTGAAAACTggcaaatattttattattattattattattattattattattattattattattattattattattaataataataaatgatttatagtCTGAATTACCTTCAGTATTGCTGTTTTTCCTGTCCTCCATCTAGGATATCTGGAGCAAGGCCTGTTGGTCAAAGATGAGAAAAAGCTCAGAGACCGATACATGGACAGCCTGCAATTCAAATTAGATCTGGGTTCTATGGTACCAACTGACGTTTTCTACTTATACTACGGACTCGAATACCCGGAAATCCGTCTCAACAAGTTGCTTCGAGTGAATCGCATGTTCGAGTTCTTCCAGAGGACAGAGACGAGGACCAACTTCCCTAACGTCTTCCGGATCTCCAACCTCGTCATGTACATCGTGATCATCATCCACTGGAACGCCTGTTTCTACTTCTCCTTCTCGAAGGCCATTGGGTTCGGAGCAGACCCGTTCGTCTATCCCAATGTTTCTGACCCCGAGTTTGGGCGCCTGATCAGGAAGTACGCATACAGCATGTACTGGtcgaccctgaccctgaccaccATCGGTGAAACCCCTCCACCCGCTGAGAACTCGGAGTACTTGTTCGTGGTCATCGATTTCTTGATGGGCGTGCTGATTTTCGCTACCATCGTCGGTAACGTCGGCTCCATGATCTCCAACATGAACGCCGCCCGGGCCGACTTCCAGGCCAGGATTGACGCCATCAAGCAGTACATGAGCTTCCGGAAGGTCAGCAAGGACCTCGAGAAGAGGGTCATCAAGTGGTTCGACTACCTGTGGACCAACAAGAAGGCCCTGGACGAGAGGGAGGTGCTCAAATTCCTCCCTGACAAGCTACGGGCCGAAGTGGCCATCAACGTCCACCTGGACACGCTGAAGAAGGTGCGCATCTTCGCCGACTGCGAGGCGGGCCTGCTGGTGGAGCTGGTGTTGAAGCTGCGCCCTCAGGTCTTCAGTCCGGGGGACTACATCTGCAAGAAAGGCGACATCGGCAGAGAGATGTACATCATCAAGGAGGGGAAGCTGGCGGTGGTGGCGGACGACGGCATCAAGCAGTTCGTGGTGCTCAGCGACGGGAGCTACTTCGGCGAGATCAGCATCCTGAACATCAAGGGCAGCAAGGCGGGAAACCGCCGAACCGCCAACATCCGCAGCCTCGGCTACTCCGACCTCTTCTGCCTCTCCAAGGACGACCTGATGGAGGCGCTGACGGAGTACCCCGAGGCCAAGGCC is part of the Anguilla anguilla isolate fAngAng1 chromosome 7, fAngAng1.pri, whole genome shotgun sequence genome and encodes:
- the cnga1b gene encoding cyclic nucleotide-gated channel rod photoreceptor subunit alpha, translating into MSRINTQHTHLIPPRIVLPATGVGPEQDGADKTDVRSPCPAILFNVNNSNNKEEDEKKNKKEKKEKKEKKEKKDKKEKKKKKEEKEKEKQKEKEKEKEKEKEKEKEKEKKEEPKEIFVIDPAGNMYYNWLLVITIPVMYNWTLIIARACFEELQNDYLTFWFIMDFASDLLYLADMAFRTRTGYLEQGLLVKDEKKLRDRYMDSLQFKLDLGSMVPTDVFYLYYGLEYPEIRLNKLLRVNRMFEFFQRTETRTNFPNVFRISNLVMYIVIIIHWNACFYFSFSKAIGFGADPFVYPNVSDPEFGRLIRKYAYSMYWSTLTLTTIGETPPPAENSEYLFVVIDFLMGVLIFATIVGNVGSMISNMNAARADFQARIDAIKQYMSFRKVSKDLEKRVIKWFDYLWTNKKALDEREVLKFLPDKLRAEVAINVHLDTLKKVRIFADCEAGLLVELVLKLRPQVFSPGDYICKKGDIGREMYIIKEGKLAVVADDGIKQFVVLSDGSYFGEISILNIKGSKAGNRRTANIRSLGYSDLFCLSKDDLMEALTEYPEAKAMLEEKGRQILMKDGLLDLEIAAQGPDPKEMEEKVTKMTGTLDLLQTKFARLLAEHDALQMKLKQRVTKLERKITDAGGVVFSEMAAREAATRGTAAEDQKTETKEEEKKEGEKPEEKKEGETKEEEKK